A stretch of DNA from Microbacterium saperdae:
GGTCCAGCTCCCGCATCCTCGCGCGGCCGAGCGACTCTTCGTGCTGGAGCCCTGGCTGGATCTCGACCCCGACGCCCGGTTGCGGGGGCGCGGGCGGGTGGCGGACCTCGCCGAGGAGCTGCGGGCCCGAGGCGACGGATGAAACGCACATCGGCGGGCCTTCTCGTCGTGCTCGCACTGTTCGCGGCCGGGGGCGGCTATCTGCTCGATCAGCTGCTCACCGCGGGCGGCCGGGCGACGTTCACCCCTTCTCTCCTGCTGCCGGTGCTCCTGCTGCTGATCGCGGCCGCGGCGCTGGGGGTCTCCTGGCCGGTGCGGCGCAGCGTGCGCTCCGGCATCCGCATCGATCCGTTCCGAGCGCTGCGCGCGGCGACGCTCGCTCGGGCGTCCAGCCTGGTCGGCG
This window harbors:
- a CDS encoding DUF3180 domain-containing protein yields the protein MKRTSAGLLVVLALFAAGGGYLLDQLLTAGGRATFTPSLLLPVLLLLIAAAALGVSWPVRRSVRSGIRIDPFRALRAATLARASSLVGALMAGFGAGLLVFLLSRPIDPPVGSTVAMLALIGSAIVLVIAALVAEQFCTLPKDPDDSEPRELSPEPGRGH